In Prunus dulcis chromosome 1, ALMONDv2, whole genome shotgun sequence, the following are encoded in one genomic region:
- the LOC117612140 gene encoding photosystem II core complex proteins psbY, chloroplastic has product MAATMATMAIINAKCMSTNTPKVVTKLTTKPTFLLSLQNLPKGLTSSKPVEIPSINMSPLASTAIAGAIFSTLSSSDPAMAAQQIAQIAEGDNRGLALLLPLIPAIAWVLFNIFQPALNQINRMQNKGVIVGLGLGGLAASGFISTPLASASEIAMLAADAPANDNRGQLLLIVIAPAIVWVLYNILQPALNQINKMRS; this is encoded by the coding sequence ATGGCAGCAACCATGGCTACAATGGCAATAATCAATGCCAAGTGCATGAGCACCAACACCCCCAAGGTCGTCACCAAGCTAACTACAAAACCCACCTTCCTTCTCTCACTTCAAAACCTCCCAAAAGGCCTAACCTCCTCAAAACCTGTTGAAATTCCCAGCATCAACATGTCACCTTTGGCCAGCACAGCAATTGCTGGAGCCATCTTCTCCACCTTGAGCTCCTCTGACCCTGCCATGGCTGCTCAACAGATTGCCCAAATAGCCGAAGGCGACAACCGTGGCCTTGCTCTTCTGCTACCCCTCATTCCAGCCATAGCTTGGGTTCTTTTCAACATCTTCCAGCCAGCCCTGAACCAGATCAACCGCATGCAGAACAAGGGGGTAATCGTGGGGCTTGGGCTTGGTGGGTTGGCTGCATCCGGATTCATTTCAACACCACTTGCCTCAGCTAGTGAAATTGCCATGCTTGCTGCTGATGCTCCTGCTAATGACAACAGGGGCCAGCTCTTGCTGATTGTGATTGCTCCTGCCATTGTTTGGGTCCTGTACAACATTCTACAACCGGCTTTGAACCAAATCAACAAGATGCGGTCTTAG
- the LOC117615534 gene encoding uncharacterized protein LOC117615534, whose translation MKTSTQPKLLTFKYVFLSLLLTLPILLLVLRLQPQNLRWTAAAPGNIRPPTVPNITTRGIRIRPGYTSYEAYIQRQVNKTLNPRLRQVWITRDWDRKIQVFSQFFQNLKRRSLLSNDSKSLCIGARVGQEVEALRRVGVSDSVGIDLVPYPPLVVKGDFHNQPFGNDTFDFEFSNVFDHALLPDKFVAEIERTLKPRGVCVLHVAVARRTDKYSANDLFSIKPLVEMFRRSELVQVREIDGFGANTEAVFMKRETGYGEHIQRY comes from the coding sequence ATGAAAACCAGCACTCAACCAAAACTTCTCACTTTCAAATAcgtgtttctctctctccttctcacTCTCCCCATTCTCCTTCTTGTACTCCGTCTTCAACCTCAAAACCTCCGCTGGACCGCCGCCGCACCCGGTAACATCCGCCCGCCAACCGTACCCAACATAACCACCCGAGGCATCCGAATCCGACCCGGCTACACCTCGTACGAAGCCTACATCCAGCGCCAGGTCAACAAGACCCTCAACCCTAGGCTGCGACAAGTTTGGATCACCCGCGACTGGGACCGGAAGATCCAAGTCTTCTCCCAATTCTTCCAGAACCTAAAGCGCCGGAGCCTCCTCTCCAACGACTCCAAATCCCTCTGCATCGGCGCACGAGTCGGCCAGGAGGTCGAGGCGCTGCGCCGAGTCGGCGTGTCCGACTCAGTCGGCATCGACCTCGTGCCCTACCCGCCGCTGGTCGTGAAAGGGGACTTCCACAACCAGCCCTTCGGCAACGACACCTTCGACTTCGAGTTCTCCAACGTGTTCGACCACGCGCTGTTGCCGGACAAGTTCGTTGCGGAGATCGAGCGGACGTTGAAGCCACGTGGCGTATGCGTTCTACACGTGGCGGTTGCGAGGCGGACGGATAAGTACTCGGCGAATGACCTGTTTAGTATCAAGCCGTTGGTGGAGATGTTTCGGAGGTCCGAGTTGGTTCAGGTTAGGGAGATTGACGGGTTTGGGGCTAACACGGAGGCGGTTTTTATGAAACGGGAAACGGGATACGGGGAACACATCCAACGGTATTGA
- the LOC117615635 gene encoding ALBINO3-like protein 1, chloroplastic encodes MATLSSFRPSLVLVPTPKPPNPLLPRTHHHYGFSQPKPFLRGSLAVARLGFGPGLIPEPEDAGAVLKELYDRAESLLYTVADAAVSASSSTESVSTTKQSSDWLSGITNYLESVLKFLKDGLSAVHVPYSYGFAIILLTLLVKAATFPLTKKQVESAMAMRSLQPQVKAVQERYAGDQERIQLETARLYKLAGINPLAGCLPTLATIPVWIGLYRALSNVADEGLLTEGFFWIPSLAGPTTVAARQNGSGISWLFPFVDGHPPLGWSDTLAYLALPVLLVVSQYISVQIMQSSQSNDPNMKSSQVITKLLPLMIGYFALSVPSGLSLYWFTNNILTTAQQVWLQKFGGAKNPVSQLSDNFIKEVEPQIQKSVSELKLTQKDTRQEEKLTPEGLRPGERFKMIKEQEARRKQQREEEKRKVEEAAAKGTQITNGRHEGEARLLDNENGAAVELVGEKSEERHSQTTTHSSSDVGVSVNGDRSIQDLKEDHNTVSVLKMENSEVSANLEVERRDEQKSDESQGDGKESVEVGTSTTTVDTKVSGEGTHQVRGE; translated from the exons ATGGCTACTTTATCCTCGTTTCGACCAAGCCTTGTCCTTGTCCCAACTCCGAAGCCCCCGAACCCTCTCCTCCCTCGAACTCACCACCACTACGGCTTCTCGCAACCCAAGCCCTTCCTCCGAGGCTCGCTCGCCGTGGCTCGGCTCGGTTTCGGCCCGGGTCTGATTCCCGAACCTGAAGACGCCGGAGCTGTCTTGAAGGAGCTGTATGACAGAGCCGAGAGCTTGCTTTACACGGTGGCCGATGCGGCGGTGTCAGCTTCGTCGTCGACGGAGAGCGTGAGTACAACGAAACAGAGCAGTGATTGGCTTTCTGGGATTACCAATTACCTTGAAAGCGTTCTCAAGTTTTTGAAAGATGGGCTTTCTGCTGTGCACGTTCCCTACTCTTATGGCTTCGCCATCATACTCTTGACCCTCCTTGTTAAAGCGGCTACCTTCCCGTTGACCAAGAAACAGGTTGAGTCTGCCATGGCTATGCGGTCCTTGCAACCTCAAGTGAAAGCTGTACAAGAACGCTATGCTGGGGATCAG GAGAGAATTCAACTTGAAACTGCTCGATTGTATAAATTAGCTGGCATAAACCCCTTGGCAG GATGCCTGCCTACGCTTGCAACAATCCCAGTATGGATTGGGTTATATAGAGCTCTTTCAAATGTGGCAGATGAG GGACTCCTTACAGAAGGCTTCTTCTGGATACCCTCCTTGGCTGGTCCTACAACAGTTGCTGCTCGACAAAATGGAAGTGGCATCTCTTGGCTTTTTCCATTTGTA GATGGCCATCCACCCCTTGGATGGTCAGACACCTTGGCATATCTTGCCTTGCCTGTTTTGCTGGTTGTCTCACAGTACATATCTGTTCAAATCATGCAGTCATCACAG AGTAACGATCCAAACATGAAGAGCTCTCAAGTTATTACCAAGTTGCTTCCTTTAATGATTGGTTATTTTGCTCTTTCAGTGCCTTCTGGTCTAAGTCTCTATTG GTTCACAAATAACATACTGACCACAGCACAACAAGTATGGCTTCAAAAATTTGGGGGTGCAAAAAATCCAGTTAGTCAATTAAGTGATAATTTTATCAAGGAAGTTGAACCCCAAATTCAAAAGTCTGTGTCTGAATTAAAGTTAACACAAAAGGATACCagacaagaagaaaagttGACGCCAGAGGGTCTACGGCCTGGTGAAAG ATTTAAAATGATAAAGGAGCAAGAAGCTCGGAGAAAACaacaaagagaagaagaaaagagaaaagttgAAGAGGCAGCAGCCAAGGGAACACAAATAACTAATGGGCGACATGAGGGAGAAGCCAGATTACTTGATAATGAAAATGGAGCTGCAGTTGAATTAGTTGGTGAAAAGAGTGAAGAACGTCATTCTCAGACTACAACCCATAGTTCCTCTGATGTTGGAGTTTCTGTGAATGGTGATCGGTCTATACAGGACTTGAAAGAAGATCACAACACAGTGTCTGTGTTGAAGATGGAAAACAGTGAAGTTTCTGCTAATTTAGAGGTTGAAAGGAGGGATGAGCAGAAGTCGGATGAGAGTCAAGGAGACGGAAAG GAATCTGTTGAAGTAGGAACTTCCACGACCACTGTGGATACAAAAGTTTCTGGAGAAGGCACACATCAAGTGAGAGGGGAGTGA